A part of Notolabrus celidotus isolate fNotCel1 chromosome 21, fNotCel1.pri, whole genome shotgun sequence genomic DNA contains:
- the LOC117805335 gene encoding protein mono-ADP-ribosyltransferase PARP11-like isoform X2 — translation MWRNQIEDMGKSKTLWHWYYMADCGRWHRFEGGPDNQLRSEHIEEYYLKNSKGVLTRFSSDCHSKIDFSVMLHTDLKTGKQARIQRGFNIERSCSCFSASPDFWENVDPTCPFQLIPLSELTPEYKIVANYVKTDGLLDRSILSIKRIQNSDLWELFCRKRKQLMKIHGVKEIKEGRLFHGTKTSNVHTICKYNFDLGFVGQNGTAYGKGSGHGGSSPSKLIQASFSPATLSSSSRRIPKRSQTRQDI, via the exons ATGTGGAGAAATCAAATTGAGGACATGGGCAAATCAAAAACCCTGTGGCATTGGTATTACATGGCAGACTGTGGAAGGTGGCACAGATTTGag GGTGGTCCTGATAACCAGCTGAGGAGTGAGCATATTGAAGAATACTATCTTAAAAACTCCAAAGGGGTTTTAACTAGATTTTCATCCGACTGCCACAGTAAAATTGATTTCTCAG TGATGTTACATACAGACCTCAAAACAGGGAAGCAAGCACGGATCCAGCGGGGCTTTAACATTGAGAGAAG TTGCTCGTGCTTCAGCGCTTCACCTGACTTCTGGGAAAATGTCGACCCCACTTGCCCATTTCAG TTAATCCCTCTGAGTGAACTTACCCCGGAGTACAAGATTGTGGCCAATTACGTGAAGACTGACGGGCTGCTGGACAGATCCATACTATCAATCAAGAGGATACAGAATTCTGATCTCTGGGAACTTTTCTGCAG gaaaaggaaacagtTGATGAAAATCCATGGTGTCAAAGAAATTAAAGAGGGAAGGCTCTTTCATGGGACTAAAACCAGCAATGTTCACACCATTTGCAAATATAACTTTGATTTAGGGTTTGTTGGGCAAAATGGCACTGCATATGGGAAAG ggtcgggtcacggaggtagcagtccaagtAAATTGATCCAGGCATCcttctccccagcaacactttccagctcctcccgGAGAATCCCGaagcgatcccagaccaggcaggatatataa
- the LOC117805335 gene encoding protein mono-ADP-ribosyltransferase PARP11-like isoform X1, whose protein sequence is MWRNQIEDMGKSKTLWHWYYMADCGRWHRFEGGPDNQLRSEHIEEYYLKNSKGVLTRFSSDCHSKIDFSVMLHTDLKTGKQARIQRGFNIERSCSCFSASPDFWENVDPTCPFQLIPLSELTPEYKIVANYVKTDGLLDRSILSIKRIQNSDLWELFCRKRKQLMKIHGVKEIKEGRLFHGTKTSNVHTICKYNFDLGFVGQNGTAYGKGIYFAKHAAFADRYSDSSSGESTKIMFLARVIIGTSITGQSHFQKPDHGQPENKHNSCVNDVWNPTIFVIFDPNQIYPEYLIEYK, encoded by the exons ATGTGGAGAAATCAAATTGAGGACATGGGCAAATCAAAAACCCTGTGGCATTGGTATTACATGGCAGACTGTGGAAGGTGGCACAGATTTGag GGTGGTCCTGATAACCAGCTGAGGAGTGAGCATATTGAAGAATACTATCTTAAAAACTCCAAAGGGGTTTTAACTAGATTTTCATCCGACTGCCACAGTAAAATTGATTTCTCAG TGATGTTACATACAGACCTCAAAACAGGGAAGCAAGCACGGATCCAGCGGGGCTTTAACATTGAGAGAAG TTGCTCGTGCTTCAGCGCTTCACCTGACTTCTGGGAAAATGTCGACCCCACTTGCCCATTTCAG TTAATCCCTCTGAGTGAACTTACCCCGGAGTACAAGATTGTGGCCAATTACGTGAAGACTGACGGGCTGCTGGACAGATCCATACTATCAATCAAGAGGATACAGAATTCTGATCTCTGGGAACTTTTCTGCAG gaaaaggaaacagtTGATGAAAATCCATGGTGTCAAAGAAATTAAAGAGGGAAGGCTCTTTCATGGGACTAAAACCAGCAATGTTCACACCATTTGCAAATATAACTTTGATTTAGGGTTTGTTGGGCAAAATGGCACTGCATATGGGAAAG GAATATATTTTGCAAAACATGCAGCATTTGCAGACAGATACAGCGATAGCAGCAGTGGTGAATCCACTAAGATAATGTTTCTGGCTCGGGTGATTATTGGGACATCGATAACTGGACAGTCTCATTTCCAAAAACCTGATCATGGACaaccagaaaacaaacataacagctGTGTGAATGATGTTTGGAATCCcaccatttttgtcatttttgatCCAAATCAAATATATCCAGAGTATTTgattgaatataaataa